A DNA window from Arachis hypogaea cultivar Tifrunner chromosome 18, arahy.Tifrunner.gnm2.J5K5, whole genome shotgun sequence contains the following coding sequences:
- the LOC112768998 gene encoding uncharacterized protein: protein MLEGKAVIGETDMLKTMQQDALDLASKALDSFDVTDAIEIARFIKKEFDKSHGSGWQCIVGTDFGSYVTHCYGCFIYFGIGSLAILLFRGSAGPEAQENHFSALEAAKP, encoded by the exons ATGTTAGAAGGCAAGGCAGTGATTGGTGAGACCGACATGCTTAAAACCATGCAGCAAGATGCACTTGATTTAGCATCAAAGGCACTTGATTCCTTTGATGTCACTGACGCCATTGAGATTGCTCGCTTTATCAAGaag GAATTTGACAAGAGTCATGGAAGTGGGTGGCAATGCATTGTAGGAACAGATTTTGGTTCATATGTGACACATTGTTATGGATGTTTCATCTATTTTGGAATTGGAAGTTTGGCCATTTTGCTCTTTAGGGGCTCTGCTGGTCCTGAGGCACAGGAAAATCACTTCTCAGCACTAGAGGCAGCAAAACCATAA